The following are from one region of the Oreochromis aureus strain Israel breed Guangdong linkage group 1, ZZ_aureus, whole genome shotgun sequence genome:
- the prc1b gene encoding protein regulator of cytokinesis 1b isoform X3, which translates to MRKSEVLAAEAVSCLNKALCHLKDIWEEIGIPEDQRLQRTNVVKSHIKNLLDMMIQEEESLKKRLILSLQTCKTEMEKLCLELQLPVFEEEAGISMLQQEKNIRTQVEALMKEKARRMQQLKALLEQDQDLCDILCSVPYGIAPDSVPSLETLDNFHQHIANQNEERVKRHAEFTELKKQIILYMEELDRVPETSFEKDVVCEDEDSFCLSRDNITSLKLLLCQLEERKAENEAMCESHREKIQQLWDRLQVPQEEREAFSQHMVTSKKRNLDALQTEVQRLEELKLQNIRNVIDAIRSEIAVFWEKCFLSTDQRQAFTPYFSEDFTEDLLSLHDAEIQRLKQHYEDHKELFEGVQQWEQSWRLFLELEKKATDPSRFTNRGGNLLKEEKQRSDLLKSLPKIEKRLKAQIDTWEHEQGRDFQVNGQKFLQFVEEQWELHRIEKEKEKLERHIKKSKQTEEDMLYGTAVRTPTKRRFLATTTPNKSRKMGNATSSISSGTSNSTMRSVYGGTVCRSPAPRPPLSANKTLAARTPGGCKPPHPRLQGCNKENEAQLKGSSPLRGALLTPASPQRNFSIASVASTYSEFVRDLSKASDAKIQHGILNSTTTKL; encoded by the exons AATTTATTAGACATGATGATTCAAGAAGAGGAATCTCTGAAAAAGAGGCTCATCCTTAGCCTTCAGACATGCAAAACAGAAATGGAGAAACTGTGCTTGGAGCTTCAGCTGCCCGTGTTCGAG GAAGAGGCCGGCATCAGCATGCTCCAGCAAGAGAAGAACATCCGCACACAGGTGGAGGCCCTGATGAAGGAGAAGGCTCGGCGGATGCAgcagctgaaggctctgctggAGCAGGACCAGGACCTGTGCGACATCCTGTGCTCTGTGCCGTACGGCATCGCTCCCGACTCTGTCCCCTCACTGGAAACACTGGACAACTTCCACCAACACATCGCCAACCAGAACGAAGAGAGG GTGAAGCGACACGCTGAGTTCACGGAGCTCAAAAAGCAGATCATTTTATACATGGAGGAGCTAGACCGTGTCCCTGAAACCAGCTTCGAGAAGGACGTGGTCTGTGAGGATGAGGACTCCTTTTGTCTCTCCAGAGACAACATTACGTCACTCAAACTGCTTCTTTGCCAG CTTGAGGAACGCAAGGCAGAGAACGAGGCCATGTGTGAGAGTCACAGAGAGAAGATCCAGCAGCTGTGGGACAGACTGCAGGTTCcacaggaggagagggaggcttTCAGCCAACATATGGTCACGTCCAAGAAGAGGAATTTGGACGCG TTACAAACAGAAGTCCAGCGTCTCGAGGAGCTCAAACTACAAAACATCCGCAATGTCATAGATGCCATCCGCTCTGAGATCGCTGTCTTCTGGGAGAAGTGCTTCCTCAGCACAGACCAGCGGCAGGCTTTCACACCGTATTTTAGTG AGGACTTTACTGAAGATCTGTTAAGTCTACATGATGCTGAGATCCAGCGCTTGAAGCAGCATTATGAGGATCACAAAGAGCTTTTTGAAGGGGTTCAGCAGTGGGAGCAAAGCTGGAGACTCTTCCTGGAGCTGGAG aaAAAAGCAACAGATCCATCGAGGTTCACTAACAGAGGAGGAAATCTTCTCAAAGAGGAGAAACAGAGATCTGACCTGCTTAAAAGCCTGCCAAAG ATTGAAAAGAGATTAAAAGCCCAGATTGACACTTGGGAACATGAGCAGGGTCGAGACTTTCAAGTAAACGGCCAGAAGTTTCTGCAGTTCGTGGAGGAGCAGTGGGAGCTGCACAGAatagagaaggagaaggagaagctGGAGAGG CACAttaagaaaagcaaacaaacggAGGAGGACATGTTGTACGGAACCGCAGTACGAACCCCAACCAAGCGCAGGTTCCTGGCCACCACCACCCCCAATAAATCACGAAAGATG GGTAATGCGACCTCCAGCATTTCTAGTGGCACCTCTAACAGCACAATGCGCTCTGTCTATGGCGGGACTGTCTGCCGCTCGCCGGCGCCACGCCCTCCCCTCTCAGCAAACAAG aCCCTGGCAGCGCGGACACCGGGGGGCTGTAAACCCCCCCACCCGAGACTGCAGGGATGCAACAAAGAGAATGAGGCCCAGCTGAAGGGCAGCAGCCCTCTGAGGGGTGCGTTGCTGACTCCTGCTAGTCCACAGCGTAACTTCAGCATAGCCTCTGTTGCCAGCACATATTCAGAGTTTGTG CGAGACCTGTCCAAGGCCTCCGACGCCAAGATCCAGCACGGCATCCTgaactccaccaccaccaaactTTAA
- the prc1b gene encoding protein regulator of cytokinesis 1b isoform X1, producing the protein MRKSEVLAAEAVSCLNKALCHLKDIWEEIGIPEDQRLQRTNVVKSHIKNLLDMMIQEEESLKKRLILSLQTCKTEMEKLCLELQLPVFEEEAGISMLQQEKNIRTQVEALMKEKARRMQQLKALLEQDQDLCDILCSVPYGIAPDSVPSLETLDNFHQHIANQNEERVKRHAEFTELKKQIILYMEELDRVPETSFEKDVVCEDEDSFCLSRDNITSLKLLLCQLEERKAENEAMCESHREKIQQLWDRLQVPQEEREAFSQHMVTSKKRNLDALQTEVQRLEELKLQNIRNVIDAIRSEIAVFWEKCFLSTDQRQAFTPYFSEDFTEDLLSLHDAEIQRLKQHYEDHKELFEGVQQWEQSWRLFLELEKKATDPSRFTNRGGNLLKEEKQRSDLLKSLPKIEKRLKAQIDTWEHEQGRDFQVNGQKFLQFVEEQWELHRIEKEKEKLERHIKKSKQTEEDMLYGTAVRTPTKRRFLATTTPNKSRKMGNATSSISSGTSNSTMRSVYGGTVCRSPAPRPPLSANKTLAARTPGGCKPPHPRLQGCNKENEAQLKGSSPLRGALLTPASPQRNFSIASVASTYSEFVRDLVCTESVQSSETCPRPPTPRSSTAS; encoded by the exons AATTTATTAGACATGATGATTCAAGAAGAGGAATCTCTGAAAAAGAGGCTCATCCTTAGCCTTCAGACATGCAAAACAGAAATGGAGAAACTGTGCTTGGAGCTTCAGCTGCCCGTGTTCGAG GAAGAGGCCGGCATCAGCATGCTCCAGCAAGAGAAGAACATCCGCACACAGGTGGAGGCCCTGATGAAGGAGAAGGCTCGGCGGATGCAgcagctgaaggctctgctggAGCAGGACCAGGACCTGTGCGACATCCTGTGCTCTGTGCCGTACGGCATCGCTCCCGACTCTGTCCCCTCACTGGAAACACTGGACAACTTCCACCAACACATCGCCAACCAGAACGAAGAGAGG GTGAAGCGACACGCTGAGTTCACGGAGCTCAAAAAGCAGATCATTTTATACATGGAGGAGCTAGACCGTGTCCCTGAAACCAGCTTCGAGAAGGACGTGGTCTGTGAGGATGAGGACTCCTTTTGTCTCTCCAGAGACAACATTACGTCACTCAAACTGCTTCTTTGCCAG CTTGAGGAACGCAAGGCAGAGAACGAGGCCATGTGTGAGAGTCACAGAGAGAAGATCCAGCAGCTGTGGGACAGACTGCAGGTTCcacaggaggagagggaggcttTCAGCCAACATATGGTCACGTCCAAGAAGAGGAATTTGGACGCG TTACAAACAGAAGTCCAGCGTCTCGAGGAGCTCAAACTACAAAACATCCGCAATGTCATAGATGCCATCCGCTCTGAGATCGCTGTCTTCTGGGAGAAGTGCTTCCTCAGCACAGACCAGCGGCAGGCTTTCACACCGTATTTTAGTG AGGACTTTACTGAAGATCTGTTAAGTCTACATGATGCTGAGATCCAGCGCTTGAAGCAGCATTATGAGGATCACAAAGAGCTTTTTGAAGGGGTTCAGCAGTGGGAGCAAAGCTGGAGACTCTTCCTGGAGCTGGAG aaAAAAGCAACAGATCCATCGAGGTTCACTAACAGAGGAGGAAATCTTCTCAAAGAGGAGAAACAGAGATCTGACCTGCTTAAAAGCCTGCCAAAG ATTGAAAAGAGATTAAAAGCCCAGATTGACACTTGGGAACATGAGCAGGGTCGAGACTTTCAAGTAAACGGCCAGAAGTTTCTGCAGTTCGTGGAGGAGCAGTGGGAGCTGCACAGAatagagaaggagaaggagaagctGGAGAGG CACAttaagaaaagcaaacaaacggAGGAGGACATGTTGTACGGAACCGCAGTACGAACCCCAACCAAGCGCAGGTTCCTGGCCACCACCACCCCCAATAAATCACGAAAGATG GGTAATGCGACCTCCAGCATTTCTAGTGGCACCTCTAACAGCACAATGCGCTCTGTCTATGGCGGGACTGTCTGCCGCTCGCCGGCGCCACGCCCTCCCCTCTCAGCAAACAAG aCCCTGGCAGCGCGGACACCGGGGGGCTGTAAACCCCCCCACCCGAGACTGCAGGGATGCAACAAAGAGAATGAGGCCCAGCTGAAGGGCAGCAGCCCTCTGAGGGGTGCGTTGCTGACTCCTGCTAGTCCACAGCGTAACTTCAGCATAGCCTCTGTTGCCAGCACATATTCAGAGTTTGTG agGGACTTGGTCTGCACTGAATCTGTTCAGTCAAG CGAGACCTGTCCAAGGCCTCCGACGCCAAGATCCAGCACGGCATCCTga
- the prc1b gene encoding protein regulator of cytokinesis 1b isoform X2 translates to MRKSEVLAAEAVSCLNKALCHLKDIWEEIGIPEDQRLQRTNVVKSHIKNLLDMMIQEEESLKKRLILSLQTCKTEMEKLCLELQLPVFEEEAGISMLQQEKNIRTQVEALMKEKARRMQQLKALLEQDQDLCDILCSVPYGIAPDSVPSLETLDNFHQHIANQNEERVKRHAEFTELKKQIILYMEELDRVPETSFEKDVVCEDEDSFCLSRDNITSLKLLLCQLEERKAENEAMCESHREKIQQLWDRLQVPQEEREAFSQHMVTSKKRNLDALQTEVQRLEELKLQNIRNVIDAIRSEIAVFWEKCFLSTDQRQAFTPYFSEDFTEDLLSLHDAEIQRLKQHYEDHKELFEGVQQWEQSWRLFLELEKKATDPSRFTNRGGNLLKEEKQRSDLLKSLPKIEKRLKAQIDTWEHEQGRDFQVNGQKFLQFVEEQWELHRIEKEKEKLERHIKKSKQTEEDMLYGTAVRTPTKRRFLATTTPNKSRKMGNATSSISSGTSNSTMRSVYGGTVCRSPAPRPPLSANKTLAARTPGGCKPPHPRLQGCNKENEAQLKGSSPLRARPVQGLRRQDPARHPELHHHQTLTNQSGEVKIQVSFNKCHYLSQRSACPCK, encoded by the exons AATTTATTAGACATGATGATTCAAGAAGAGGAATCTCTGAAAAAGAGGCTCATCCTTAGCCTTCAGACATGCAAAACAGAAATGGAGAAACTGTGCTTGGAGCTTCAGCTGCCCGTGTTCGAG GAAGAGGCCGGCATCAGCATGCTCCAGCAAGAGAAGAACATCCGCACACAGGTGGAGGCCCTGATGAAGGAGAAGGCTCGGCGGATGCAgcagctgaaggctctgctggAGCAGGACCAGGACCTGTGCGACATCCTGTGCTCTGTGCCGTACGGCATCGCTCCCGACTCTGTCCCCTCACTGGAAACACTGGACAACTTCCACCAACACATCGCCAACCAGAACGAAGAGAGG GTGAAGCGACACGCTGAGTTCACGGAGCTCAAAAAGCAGATCATTTTATACATGGAGGAGCTAGACCGTGTCCCTGAAACCAGCTTCGAGAAGGACGTGGTCTGTGAGGATGAGGACTCCTTTTGTCTCTCCAGAGACAACATTACGTCACTCAAACTGCTTCTTTGCCAG CTTGAGGAACGCAAGGCAGAGAACGAGGCCATGTGTGAGAGTCACAGAGAGAAGATCCAGCAGCTGTGGGACAGACTGCAGGTTCcacaggaggagagggaggcttTCAGCCAACATATGGTCACGTCCAAGAAGAGGAATTTGGACGCG TTACAAACAGAAGTCCAGCGTCTCGAGGAGCTCAAACTACAAAACATCCGCAATGTCATAGATGCCATCCGCTCTGAGATCGCTGTCTTCTGGGAGAAGTGCTTCCTCAGCACAGACCAGCGGCAGGCTTTCACACCGTATTTTAGTG AGGACTTTACTGAAGATCTGTTAAGTCTACATGATGCTGAGATCCAGCGCTTGAAGCAGCATTATGAGGATCACAAAGAGCTTTTTGAAGGGGTTCAGCAGTGGGAGCAAAGCTGGAGACTCTTCCTGGAGCTGGAG aaAAAAGCAACAGATCCATCGAGGTTCACTAACAGAGGAGGAAATCTTCTCAAAGAGGAGAAACAGAGATCTGACCTGCTTAAAAGCCTGCCAAAG ATTGAAAAGAGATTAAAAGCCCAGATTGACACTTGGGAACATGAGCAGGGTCGAGACTTTCAAGTAAACGGCCAGAAGTTTCTGCAGTTCGTGGAGGAGCAGTGGGAGCTGCACAGAatagagaaggagaaggagaagctGGAGAGG CACAttaagaaaagcaaacaaacggAGGAGGACATGTTGTACGGAACCGCAGTACGAACCCCAACCAAGCGCAGGTTCCTGGCCACCACCACCCCCAATAAATCACGAAAGATG GGTAATGCGACCTCCAGCATTTCTAGTGGCACCTCTAACAGCACAATGCGCTCTGTCTATGGCGGGACTGTCTGCCGCTCGCCGGCGCCACGCCCTCCCCTCTCAGCAAACAAG aCCCTGGCAGCGCGGACACCGGGGGGCTGTAAACCCCCCCACCCGAGACTGCAGGGATGCAACAAAGAGAATGAGGCCCAGCTGAAGGGCAGCAGCCCTCTGAGGG CGAGACCTGTCCAAGGCCTCCGACGCCAAGATCCAGCACGGCATCCTgaactccaccaccaccaaactTTAACCAATCAGAGCGGAGAGGTCAAAATCCAGGTCTCATTCAACAAGTGTCACTACCTTTCACAGCGATCTGCTTGTCCATGTAAATGA
- the prc1b gene encoding protein regulator of cytokinesis 1b isoform X4, producing MMIQEEESLKKRLILSLQTCKTEMEKLCLELQLPVFEEEAGISMLQQEKNIRTQVEALMKEKARRMQQLKALLEQDQDLCDILCSVPYGIAPDSVPSLETLDNFHQHIANQNEERVKRHAEFTELKKQIILYMEELDRVPETSFEKDVVCEDEDSFCLSRDNITSLKLLLCQLEERKAENEAMCESHREKIQQLWDRLQVPQEEREAFSQHMVTSKKRNLDALQTEVQRLEELKLQNIRNVIDAIRSEIAVFWEKCFLSTDQRQAFTPYFSEDFTEDLLSLHDAEIQRLKQHYEDHKELFEGVQQWEQSWRLFLELEKKATDPSRFTNRGGNLLKEEKQRSDLLKSLPKIEKRLKAQIDTWEHEQGRDFQVNGQKFLQFVEEQWELHRIEKEKEKLERHIKKSKQTEEDMLYGTAVRTPTKRRFLATTTPNKSRKMGNATSSISSGTSNSTMRSVYGGTVCRSPAPRPPLSANKTLAARTPGGCKPPHPRLQGCNKENEAQLKGSSPLRGALLTPASPQRNFSIASVASTYSEFVRDLVCTESVQSSETCPRPPTPRSSTAS from the exons ATGATGATTCAAGAAGAGGAATCTCTGAAAAAGAGGCTCATCCTTAGCCTTCAGACATGCAAAACAGAAATGGAGAAACTGTGCTTGGAGCTTCAGCTGCCCGTGTTCGAG GAAGAGGCCGGCATCAGCATGCTCCAGCAAGAGAAGAACATCCGCACACAGGTGGAGGCCCTGATGAAGGAGAAGGCTCGGCGGATGCAgcagctgaaggctctgctggAGCAGGACCAGGACCTGTGCGACATCCTGTGCTCTGTGCCGTACGGCATCGCTCCCGACTCTGTCCCCTCACTGGAAACACTGGACAACTTCCACCAACACATCGCCAACCAGAACGAAGAGAGG GTGAAGCGACACGCTGAGTTCACGGAGCTCAAAAAGCAGATCATTTTATACATGGAGGAGCTAGACCGTGTCCCTGAAACCAGCTTCGAGAAGGACGTGGTCTGTGAGGATGAGGACTCCTTTTGTCTCTCCAGAGACAACATTACGTCACTCAAACTGCTTCTTTGCCAG CTTGAGGAACGCAAGGCAGAGAACGAGGCCATGTGTGAGAGTCACAGAGAGAAGATCCAGCAGCTGTGGGACAGACTGCAGGTTCcacaggaggagagggaggcttTCAGCCAACATATGGTCACGTCCAAGAAGAGGAATTTGGACGCG TTACAAACAGAAGTCCAGCGTCTCGAGGAGCTCAAACTACAAAACATCCGCAATGTCATAGATGCCATCCGCTCTGAGATCGCTGTCTTCTGGGAGAAGTGCTTCCTCAGCACAGACCAGCGGCAGGCTTTCACACCGTATTTTAGTG AGGACTTTACTGAAGATCTGTTAAGTCTACATGATGCTGAGATCCAGCGCTTGAAGCAGCATTATGAGGATCACAAAGAGCTTTTTGAAGGGGTTCAGCAGTGGGAGCAAAGCTGGAGACTCTTCCTGGAGCTGGAG aaAAAAGCAACAGATCCATCGAGGTTCACTAACAGAGGAGGAAATCTTCTCAAAGAGGAGAAACAGAGATCTGACCTGCTTAAAAGCCTGCCAAAG ATTGAAAAGAGATTAAAAGCCCAGATTGACACTTGGGAACATGAGCAGGGTCGAGACTTTCAAGTAAACGGCCAGAAGTTTCTGCAGTTCGTGGAGGAGCAGTGGGAGCTGCACAGAatagagaaggagaaggagaagctGGAGAGG CACAttaagaaaagcaaacaaacggAGGAGGACATGTTGTACGGAACCGCAGTACGAACCCCAACCAAGCGCAGGTTCCTGGCCACCACCACCCCCAATAAATCACGAAAGATG GGTAATGCGACCTCCAGCATTTCTAGTGGCACCTCTAACAGCACAATGCGCTCTGTCTATGGCGGGACTGTCTGCCGCTCGCCGGCGCCACGCCCTCCCCTCTCAGCAAACAAG aCCCTGGCAGCGCGGACACCGGGGGGCTGTAAACCCCCCCACCCGAGACTGCAGGGATGCAACAAAGAGAATGAGGCCCAGCTGAAGGGCAGCAGCCCTCTGAGGGGTGCGTTGCTGACTCCTGCTAGTCCACAGCGTAACTTCAGCATAGCCTCTGTTGCCAGCACATATTCAGAGTTTGTG agGGACTTGGTCTGCACTGAATCTGTTCAGTCAAG CGAGACCTGTCCAAGGCCTCCGACGCCAAGATCCAGCACGGCATCCTga